In Fusarium oxysporum Fo47 chromosome IX, complete sequence, the following proteins share a genomic window:
- a CDS encoding alkaline-phosphatase-like protein, whose amino-acid sequence MVCIPSWLTRLGARLANRPFIFTFAVSALFASKLAHIHSHRNAVATGRLFTFFSTFFVQDILVLLLIRLLLDQWSPRTQILHYATTAVAGLLILYNVALSLISITFYLVSGAEIHWRNLNLVSDPTSRAIFLSGLVTFILVAFCLIVLAWLLQNVCYRVFGWGADMLHFPWAMARTATNRFLRKRNIYSPLPDPEPVIAEENQYDDVDDEAWLEDFVEHGKSQTLYSRISQRVSTFGVRVQPSTVRRIHYGMPYFFWSLFTIAMMVLLLERPDDRSLLFLSWTTGLLPFVDVSSTAPLLDQLPSKFEQVGIQHQWDEKSALGEPPKMDWLPKGKPLAGFEDWYTPNELHYNAAKDPMKISNLDQPVLEELKDKLKDVSVKHVMLFLLESTRNDIFPFKKGGHMWEKFKDSYPDKKIPEDVEERLKNLMPNARYVTGDYDDGFKHDKTPKRGGAHFSNAYTSGTYTLKSLVGTICGLNPLIADFNLDYKRHIYQPCLPHIFDAMNKAEDESAAKWKSYFFQTAMIHYDNHHKLMAACGYPEENTQDRDSLRSENAKHRVDLEDINYFGFQEDPLEDYMRDAFNDAKENNGRVFLTHITSTSHHAYGIPKNETYTAIGAGKDIDEMSHYANAESYDDKWIGKVLKMLDDQGVANETLIVFLGDHGVSLVENGKASPYYNPSVGSDHVPLVFSHPSLPAFNVEHAVHSTQVLPTILDLMLESGSFEGVSRKAAESLVGNYEGQSLLRPMQMVNNQTGQAQWHFTVVNPGRAMLNVRDVRYPDRHLSVPLIDNTEWRLSDLSVDPLEKDPIQAFDYLSFLDSVEKKWGVEWAQWVEEGAFMTRWHVQENGKRWRYERNPNVQETRDQ is encoded by the coding sequence ATGGTCTGCATACCTTCTTGGCTCACGAGGTTGGGCGCTCGTCTTGCCAATCGCCCATTCATCTTTACTTTTGCCGTCTCAGCCCTCTTCGCATCCAAGCTCGCCCACATCCACAGCCACCGAAACGCCGTCGCTACCGGTCGATTATTCACCTTTTTCAGCACATTCTTCGTGCAAGATATTCTCGTCCTTCTTTTAATCCGACTCCTCCTCGATCAATGGTCTCCCAGGACCCAAATACTACACTACGCCACTACAGCAGTCGCTGgtttattaatattatacaACGTCGCTCTATCGTTAATATCCATTACTTTTTACCTCGTCTCCGGCGCCGAGATTCACTGGCGAAACCTCAACCTTGTGTCGGACCCTACTTCAAGAGCTATCTTCCTTTCTGGTCTCGTGACCTTCATCTTGGTCGCTTTTTGCTTGATCGTCCTTGCTTGGCTGCTTCAGAATGTGTGCTATAGAGTGTTTGGGTGGGGTGCGGATATGCTCCATTTCCCTTGGGCTATGGCGCGAACTGCGACAAACCGATTCTTGAGGAAGCGAAATATCTACAGTCCTCTTCCCGATCCTGAGCCTGTCATTGCCGAGGAGAACCAGTACgacgatgttgatgatgaggctTGGCTGGAGGACTTTGTCGAGCATGGCAAATCGCAAACTCTGTATTCTCGAATCTCCCAACGAGTCAGCACTTTTGGCGTCCGAGTGCAGCCTTCCACCGTGAGGCGCATTCACTACGGCATGCCATACTTCTTTTGGTCTCTCTTCACTATCGCCATGATGGTCTTGTTACTCGAGCGCCCCGATGATCgctctctcctcttcctctcatgGACCACCGGTCTCCTTCCCTTCGTCGACGTCTCATCAACCGCACCACTCCTCGATCAACTCCCTTCCAAGTTCGAACAAGTCGGCATCCAGCACCAGTGGGATGAGAAGTCAGCCCTTGGCGAGCCCCCAAAGATGGATTGGCTGCCTAAGGGTAAGCCTCTGGCTGGCTTTGAGGACTGGTATACACCCAACGAGCTTCACTACAACGCCGCCAAGGATCCCATGAAGATCTCCAACCTCGACCAGCCTGTGCTGGAGGAGCTGAAGGATAAGCTCAAGGATGTCTCTGTCAAGCATGTCATGCTCTTCCTGCTCGAAAGTACCAGGAACGACATCTTCCCCTTCAAGAAGGGTGGTCATATGTGGGAGAAGTTCAAGGATTCTTACCCCGATAAGAAGATTCCTGAGGACGTCGAAGAGAGACTCAAGAACTTGATGCCCAATGCCCGATATGTCACTGGCGATTACGATGATGGTTTCAAGCACGACAAGACACCTAAGCGTGGCGGTGCTCATTTCAGCAACGCCTACACCTCCGGCACTTACACTCTCAAGAGTCTCGTCGGCACTATCTGCGGTCTCAACCCCCTCATCGCCGACTTCAACCTCGATTACAAGCGTCACATCTACCAACCCTGTCTCCCTCACATCTTCGACGCTATGAAcaaggctgaagatgagTCAGCTGCCAAGTGGAAGTCATACTTTTTCCAGACCGCCATGATCCACTACGACAACCATCACAAGCTCATGGCTGCCTGCGGTTACCCCGAGGAGAACACCCAGGACCGAGACTCCCTTCGCAGCGAGAACGCCAAGCACCGTGTTGATCTGGAGGACATTAACTACTTTGGCTTCCAGGAGGACCCTCTTGAGGATTACATGCGCGATGCCTTTAATGATGCCAAGGAGAACAACGGTCGTGTCTTCCTTACGCATATCACCAGCACGAGTCATCACGCTTATGGTATCCCTAAGAATGAGACGTACACTGCTATCGGAGCTGGCAAGGACATTGATGAGATGTCGCATTACGCCAACGCTGAGAGCTATGACGATAAGTGGATTGGCAAGGTTCTCAAGATGTTGGATGATCAAGGTGTTGCAAATGAGActctcatcgtcttccttgGTGATCACGGTGTCTCGCTggttgagaatggcaaggcCTCTCCTTACTACAACCCTAGCGTTGGATCAGATCATGTCCCGCTTGTTTTctctcatccatctcttccCGCTTTCAACGTCGAGCACGCCGTTCACTCCACCCAAGTTCTACCGACCATCCTGGATCTCATGCTCGAGAGTGGCTCATTCGAAGGCGTTAGTCGCAAGGCCGCTGAGTCGCTCGTCGGAAATTACGAAGGCCAGTCCCTCTTGCGCCCCATGCAAATGGTCAACAACCAAACAGGCCAAGCCCAATGGCATTTCACCGTCGTCAACCCCGGCCGAGCCATGCTCAACGTGCGTGACGTCCGCTATCCCGACCGTCACCTCAGCGTCCCTCTCATCGACAACACCGAGTGGCGCCTCAGCGACCTCTCCGTCGACCCCTTAGAAAAGGACCCCATCCAGGCCTTTGACTatctctccttcttggactcTGTGGAGAAGAAATGGGGTGTTGAGTGGGCGCAGTGGGTGGAGGAGGGTGCTTTCATGACAAGGTGGCATGTGCAGGAGAATGGAAAGCGTTGGCGTTATGAGCGAAATCCTAATGTTCAAGAGACAAGGGAtcaataa
- a CDS encoding GPR1/FUN34/yaaH family-domain-containing protein, with translation MSTSPIKTFTEQGADHLERAHTTGSISMSPELFEQLYLAPHSRVKGDLRQKLGNPTPLALGGFLLCTTPASMALLGWQGAGGFGAGANVGAYLWFGGLLMLLGSIGEWILGNTFPSVLFGLFGGFWFTFGSTIVPDYNAYGLYSKTDAVADGLKEGEFYATFSFFLISMGILCAVFAIASIRTNVVLFTILVILVPCFGCLSASFFAVANGESAKALTYQHAGAGILFVVSLLGWYIFLSHILLSVDFPYILPLGDLSSRIPGATKVKRDTHSEEEKV, from the exons ATGTCTACTTCACCTATCAAGACGTTCACTGAGCAGGGCGCTGATCATCTGGAGAGGGCCCATACTACTGGGAGTATCTCGATGTCTCCTGAGCTGTTTGAGCAGCTGTACTTGGCGCCTCACAGTCGAGTGAAGGGGGATTTGCGGCAGAAGCTGGGCAATCCGACGCCATTGG CCTTGGGAGGTTTCTTGCTCTGCACGACTCCTGCTTCCATGGCACTGCTTGGATGGCAAGGAGCAGGAGGCTTTGGAGCTGGTGCAAATGT CGGCGCTTACCTCTGGTTCGGCGGTCTTCTTATGCTTCTCGGCAGCATCGGCGAATGG ATTCTAGGAAACACCTTCCCCTCGGTCCTGTTCGGCCTCTTCGGCGGCTTCTGGTTCACCTTTGGTTCAACCATTGTCCCAGACTATAATGCTTACGGCCTCTACTCCAAAACTGATGCTGTTGCGGACGGCCTGAAGGAAGGCGAGTTCTACGCGACCTTCTCGTTCTTCCTGATCTCGATGGGTATTCTCTGTGCCGTCTTCGCCATCGCCAGTATCCGCACGAATGTGGTGTTGTTTACTATCCTGGTTATCCTGGTACCTTGCT TCGGCTGCCTCTCCGCCTCCTTCTTCGCTGTTGCAAATGGTGAGTCTGCCAAAGCGCTTACATATCAACATGCTGGTGCAGGGATACTTTTCGTTGTATCGCTGCTGGGCTGGTACATCTTCTTGAGTCATATTCTCCTGTCGGTCGACTTCCCGTATATTCTCCCGCTTGGTGATCTCTCTTCCAGAATCCCTGGTGCcaccaaggtcaagagaGATACCCactctgaggaggagaaggtcTAA